One part of the Kryptolebias marmoratus isolate JLee-2015 linkage group LG13, ASM164957v2, whole genome shotgun sequence genome encodes these proteins:
- the hlcs gene encoding biotin--protein ligase, whose amino-acid sequence MLITLCYVYMWVRFHKCYSVLIRNSLSRLKNSKSSFCFSFCSGSASTPPTGLCPIPPVPEDNVFLQLGDKAVYVTELQACGDLSEWTVLLGSSLVCGPRIENISFIIEAGHTVGYTSPPATNKKVLKWSDYCFPLACSSEQPFKVVAQASVENFSRLAVAFIEDRLQLDNGLVPSKIIPVLLQECTLSKLVKQSQQNPKTARTPSCTLTAKVVSESFPHLLLSEQQHGQWRKGSLLLLPEVKRRVEERRGSEPLPGTQDLGAIGNLGDRILNHQHMEGHGHHLHLSSCHECLELENSTILSVKNASAENIPDLPDDNSVGQDSVDGGVDELEYDAQERCGHSVGYDCTHKLPNILVYTGGCQQRFQAIHQLLSECINVETNIIYPLLPQQALSDPWLDNTRLLVLAEEGSLTPELQTRFLTYLSEGGKVLGLGSTLCPAGLHLEIRERRRLQVRRLVFTREDNTELKLSIMACEKVYIRDPQEGGEVELWGELQSDLPQQRDMVIVRVTHGVDGGEAVLCQVHFDVGPGSQNLDSEDFDELKVSSTLRYEILTEILTSLGFSCEPNQTPALSPVHLLATSLVSSSKRVCKVTHCPTQRCQTS is encoded by the exons ATGTTAATAACGCTGTGTTACGTCTACATGTGGGTTCGTTTTCACAAGTGTTATTCGGTGCTGATCCGAAACAGTCTGTCCAGacttaaaaacagcaagagcagcttttgcttcagtttttgcTCCGGTTCCGCTTCAACACCTCCAACTGGACTCTGTCCCATCCCGCCGGTACCGGAGGACAACGTGTTCCTGCAACTCGGAGACAAGGCCGTGTATGTCACGGAGCTCCAG GCATGTGGTGACCTCAGCGAATGGACAGTTCTGTTGGGCTCCTCATTGGTCTGTGGTCCACGAAtagagaatatttcattcatcaTCGAAGCAGGACACACCGTGGGATACACTTCTCCACCTGCAACCAATAAGAAA GTGCTGAAGTGGTCGGACTACTGCTTCCCTTTGGCCTGCAGTTCTGAGCAGCCTTTCAAGGTCGTGGCTCAAGCGAGTGTTGAGAACTTCAGTCGTCTCGCTGTAGCCTTTATTGAAGATCGCCTTCAGCTGGACAATGGGCTTGTGCCTTCAAAGATAATTC cTGTTCTCCTTCAGGAGTGTACTCTAAGTAAGCTGGTGAAGCAGAGTCAGCAGAACCCAAAAACTGCAAGGACCCCCTCCTGCACCCTGACAGCAAAGGTGGTTTCAGAATCGTTCCCTCATCTCTTGCTGTCTGAGCAGCAGCACGGACAGTGGCGTAAAGGCAGTCTGCTCCTCCTTCCTGAAGTGAAGAGGCGAGTAGAGGAACGTCGGGGATCAGAGCCGCTCCCCGGCACCCAGGATCTTGGAGCTATTGGTAACTTGGGGGACCGTATTTTGAATCATCAGCATATGGAGGGCCATGGacaccacctccacctgtccagCTGCCATGAATGTTTGGAACTGGAGAACAGCACCATCCTGTCTGTTAAAAACGCCTCGGCAGAGAACATTCCTGACCTCCCTGACGATAACTCAGTCGGACAGGACAGTGTCGATGGGGGTGTAGATGAGCTGGAGTACGATGCTCAAGAGCGTTGTGGTCATAGTGTTGGATATGACTGTACACACAAACTACCAAATATTTTGGTGTACACAGGTGGCTGCCAACAGCGCTTTCAGGCAATTCATCAGCTTTTATCAGAGTGTATAAATGTGGAAACCAACATCATCTACCCCCTCCTGCCACAGCAGGCACTAAGTGATCCTTGGCTGGACAACACCAGGCTCCTGGTCCTGGCAGAGGAGGGATCTCTGACTCCTGAGCTTCAGACACGTTTTCTCACATACCTGAGTGAAGGTGGAAAAGTTCTGGGGTTAGGCTCCACCCTGTGCCCGGCAGGTCTCCATCTTGAAATCAGAGAAAGACGACGGCTGCAGGTCAGAAGGCTGGTTTTTACCAGAGAGGACAACACAGAGCTGAAATTGAGCATCATGGCATGTGAAAAAGTCTACATCAGGGATCCTCAGGAAGGAGGAGAAGTGGAGCTGTGGGGAGAGCTGCAAAGTGACCTCCCTCAGCAGAGGGACATGGTTATTGTTAGGGTGACCCATGGCGTTGATGGAGGAGAAGCTGTTCTCTGCCAG gtccATTTTGACGTTGGACCAGGCTCCCAAAATTTGGATTCAGAAGACTTTGATGAGCTGAAGGTCAGCAGTACACTACGATATGAAATCCTGACAGAGATCCTCACCTCTCTGGGTTTCAGTTGTGAACCAAACCAGACTCCAGCCCTGAGCCCAGTTCACTTGTTGGCGACATCTTTGGTAAGCTCCAGTAAACGTGTTTGTAAAGTGACACACTGCCCAACTCAGAGGTGTCAGACATCATGA